The Bradyrhizobium diazoefficiens genome contains the following window.
GGCTCGAGAGCGTGCGCAGCAGGTCGCCTTCGAGCGAGCAGCAGATGCAGCCATTGGCGAGACTGACCACGCCGTCGCTCGCGCCCGCGATCAACTCCGCATCGATGTTGATCGCGCCGAAATCGTTGACGACGGCCGCAATGCGCCGCCCGTCGGCGTTGGCCAGCAGATGGTTGACGACCGTGGTCTTGCCCGCCCCCAGAAAGCCCGTCACCAGGAGAATAGGGACCGGCATGGATCAGCTCCCGACGACCGGACGGCGCACCGGACGGCCGGGCCGCGCCGCGACGTCCAGCGCGCCATCGGTAATCAGCATCTCGCCGCTGACCACGAGGTGCCGGACGCCTTCGGACGGACGGTTCATCGCGGTGAAGGTCGCGCAATCCGACAGCTTCTCGTAGTCGAACACCACGATATCGGCATCGGCATCCTTCGCAAGCCGGCCTTTGGCGTGCATCGCCGGCGTGCTTTGCGACAGGATGTCTGCGGGGATCAGCGCGCATTTGCGCACGCCTTCGAGCAGCGACACGGTCTTGCGCTCGCGCACCCATTCGCGGATAAACTTCGTGAAGCAACCGGCCGAGCGCGGATGCGAGGTGGCGTCATCCGGCAGCGGCCAGACATCGCCCTTGTAGGTGGTTCCATCCGACAGCGTCCACGGCATCGCGTCGGAGGCGATCGCACCGCCGGGATAGAGCACCGACATGTCGAGCAGGTCGCGATGATGCGAATTGTTCTCGGTGTCGAGAATGTGCCAGAGCACCAGCGAGGACGGCTCCTCGGCCTGCGCCTTGAGCAGCTCCTCGCGGTCGTGGAAGCGGTAGCCGTCGGTCACACGCTGCACGGAATCATAGCCGGTGCCGTTGCGTTCGACGAATTGGGGATCGCTGAAGAAGGCCGCCGCCAGCACGGTCGATCCGGTGCCGTAAGGATAGGCCTCGACCGTGATCGGCAGGCCCTGCGCCTGTGCCTTCTCGACCAGTACGCGGCAGCGTTCGATGTCGGTCTTGCTCGACGAATTGAAATGACAGATGTGCATGTGCGCACCGGTCGCGCCGGCATAGCCGATCAGGCGGATATAGGCCTCCGCCGCGCTCTCGGGATCGATGCGCGACATGTAGGCGACGTGGGTGAAGGTCGGCACGTTATGCTGCGCGGCGAGCTGGCACACCGCGGTCAACTCCTGCACGCCTGCGCCCGGCGCGTAGGCATTCAAGATGCCAATGCCGATGCCGCCTTCGTTCAGGCCGCGCGCGAGACGCTCGAGGATGCCGGCGACTTCCGCATCGCTCGCGACGTTGTCGATCCAGCGGCGGTCGCGCATGGCATTGCCGAACGCTTCCAGCGAGCTTTCCGCGTTCGAGCCCGTCATCGCGCCGATGCGCGCAAAGGCCCAGTTGGTGGCGGCGCCGTAGTTCAGCACGCGGCCTTTCCGCGCCTGGCGCTCATACCAGGAGGCGACCGGCAGCACGCCGGCTTCCAGATCGAGCGTCGTCGTGACGCCGTCGAACGCCTGCATGCGGTCGGCGGGGATCGACTGGCCGTGAGCGTGCAGGTCGATGAAGCCGGGCGCGACCACGAGCCCGGTCGCATCGATGACCCGCTCGGCGCCTCCGAGCGAGGAGCCGACGGCGGCGATCTTGCCGTCCACCACCGCCACATCGCCGACGGCATCCATTCCGCTCGCGGGATCCACCACCCGGCCGCCAGAGATCACCAAACCGCTCATATCGTCACACTCCTCCGCGCTGAGGCCGCATAGAGGCAGATTCCGGTAGCAACGACCACCTCCACTGAAGCCGATGCATTATGCTCGCACGGACTGGACCGGGCCGGGCACCTGGCTTTTGCGCCACTTTGCCGGGCTGACGCCCATGTGGCTTTTGAAGGCACGCTGGAACGCGGCTTCGGATTGATACCCGACAGTTTCCGCCACGGCGCCGGTCGACAACGACGATTTTCTCAGCTCGTTCGCTGCGAGCGCCATCCGGATGTCGGTCAGGAGATCGGCGGCTGAGTGCCCGAGCTTCTCCTGGAACTGCCGCACGAGCGTCGCCCGCGACATGCCGCACAGACGCGCCAGGTCGGGCAGCGACCATGCGCGCGCGGGCTCATTGAACAGGGCGGCCACGGCCGGCGCGAGGCGCGGATGACCGGCGAGGGCGAGCAGACCGCGCGGCGCGGCGTCCGTAAGGCTGGCGAGCCGCAGCACCAGCGCGAACATCGCGCTCGACAATGCGTTCAGCATGGCGCGGCCGCCGAGACGGTCGTCCGCGGACTCGCTGCGCATCAGCGTCACGAGGCCTGTGAGTTGCCCCGCCGTGTCCGTTTCGCCGGCATCGGTGCCGGCATGCACGACGAGGCGCGACGGCAAATAGCTGCGCAGCAAGCGGTCATGCGGGGGCGCGATGGCGAAGTGTCCGCATAACAGATCGAGCCGTTGCCCGGCGCCGGGATTTTCGCTGATCGTGAAATTAAGCGAGGCGCGGTTGCGCGCCGGCAGCGGCGCGGCTCCGCTGCCGTCGTGCATGACGTGTCGGGGATTGCCGGGGAGCAGCAGGATGTCGCCGGATTTCAGCTGCAGCGGCCGGCCGCCTGCCGGATCGTCCAGCGTCGCCGAGCCGGCCAGCACGGCGTGATACGGGATTTCGTTCGGCTCGCCCGGTCCCTGGTCGATGCGCCATGGCGCGCCGTAGGCGCAGCGCAGGTCGAGCCGCCCGCGCACGGGCATCATCTCGAGCAGCCGGCTCAGCCAATCCATCGCGATCTCCTGAACGATCCAATTTGAGACCATTGAGCATCTATTCGAGATTTATGGACATTCAAAGTATCAAACGAGACCCTATTGTCACCCCTGCAAACGTTCACCGACGCCAACAAGGAGTGCCAACAATGTCCCGTCTTTCCGTTCCCAGTCTCGACACCGCAACCGGCGCAACCGCTGAAGTCTATGGCCAGATCAACAAGGCGATCGGCAGCGTGCCGAACACCTTTGCCGCGATCGGCGCCCATGGGCCGGATGCGCTCAAGTCCATCCTGCTCGCCGACAGCGTGCTCGCTTCGGGTTCGCTTTCGAAGCGCGACCAGGAGACCATCAAGCTCGTCATCTCCGGCGTCGCCGGTTGCGACTACTGCGTCGCCGCACACAGCCTGCTCGGCAAGCTCGCGGGCCTGAAGCCCGAAGAGTTGAAGAATATCCGCGAGCGCCGGGCGACCGGCGATGACAAGCGCGATGCGCTGATCCGCTTCGTCCGCAAGCTCGCGCAATCCAGTGGCACGGTCAGCGACGAGGATTTCGCCGCCATCAAGGCTGCCGGCTACACCGACAAGCAGCTGGTCGAGATCAGCCTGGCATTTGCGACCACCGTCTTCACCAACGTGTTCAACCGCATCAACGACACCGAGATCGACTTCCCCGCGGTCGCATGAAGCGACCGCGCCAAGTCCGATCATCAATGAAAGGGATCACGACCATGACCACGATGACCACCGCCGCGCAAAGTCCGCTCGTCCGCGCGCTGCAAAACTCCGGCCTGCTTACGGAAGATCTCGACTACCACCTTGTCCGAGCCTCGATGGTGATCATGTTTCTCTTCTTCGGCTACCAGAAGTGGTTTCCGTATGAGTTCGAAAGACTGGTCCCGTTCATCAGCAACGGCCCGCTGATCTGGTGGCTCTATCCCGTCTTCGGCCACGCCGGCGCCAGCTATTTCCTCGGCACCTCGGAGTGGACGTTCGGGATCCTGCTGCTCACCGGCTTCTGGGACAAGCGGCTCGGCATCCTCGGCGCCCTCGGCTCGACCGGCACCTTCATCGCGACGGTCACGATCATTCCGTTCATGCCCGACGGCTGGGACGTCGCTGCGGGAGGATTCCCCGCGATGACAGGCAACGTCCCCTTTCTGATGAAGGACGTCGTTCTACTGGCGGTGTCGTTCTATCTGCTGAGGCAGGATGTGGTGCGGCTGATCCGGCGATAGGGTTTGGGAACAACATATCATTGTGGGTCCGTACGCTTGGCGGACCTGCGCCAAGCGCTCCGCTCGCAATTAGTATCTCATGGAGATACGATAGCCTTGACACACGTATCCCGACAGGATACGTATAGCGATGATCAGGAGCTTCAAGGGGAAGTTCGCCGGGCCGATCCTTCAGGATCGCAAGATCCCGAAGGGTTTTCCGGCGGACCTCGCAAAGGTCGCACGCCGGAAGCTCATCATGCTGGACGCCGCCAGCTTTCTCAATGCCCTGAGATCGCCTCCCGGCAACCACTTCGAAGCTCTCAAGGGCGACTTGGCGGGCAAGCACTCGATCCGAATCAACGATCAATCGCGGATCGTGTTCAGATGGACCGACCGAGGCCCCAAAGACGTCGAGATCGTGGACTATCACTAGTCGGGCCGGTTGGCTGCGGCCAGTCAAAAGGAGTTCGCAGATGGCAAGAAAACTTCCGCCGATTCATCCCGGCGAAATCCTGCGTGAAGAATTTCTCGTACCGCTCAAGCTGACGCCCTACGCGGTCGCAGCCGCTCTAAACGTGCCGCGCACCCGGATCGAGCGCATTGCGCGCGAAGAAAAGCCCGTCACGGCCGACACCGCACTGCGGCTCGGCAAGTTCTTCAAGACGGGAGCGGCGTTCTGGATGAACATTCAGACGCGTTTCGACCTCGAAACGGCGGAAGACGTGCTCGCACCGCAGATCAAGAAGATCGTGGCTTTTGCGGCGGTTTGAAAACGACGTGTGAAATCCGTTGGCGCTCTCGGGGCGAATTCGGAGATTCACCGCTGCACGAATCGGTGGAGAGCGCCTACCATGTCGAGCAACAGTCCTACTCGGGAGAACCGCAGGGCCCCGCTCCGCACCGAACGGCAACTGACCTTGCCCTGGGATGGTGAGAATCGCCCGACACGCGACGATCTTCTCGCCCGGTATCTCCAGCTGCGGGAACTCTCAAAATACCTTAATGACAAGGTGCTCAAGTCCATATCTCCTGACACACTGCTCGATCGCGCACGTCGCCTCGGATTGGTGCAAGGAAAGACGTTGATTCTCGACGACCCGGACGAGGCCTATTACATCTACGACTTGGCCATCTACACCGCCCCGGCCGATCGTTCCCGCGCGATCGACCGTTATGCGAAATCGGCCAGGTTCGAAGCGCAGTCCGACGAGCGGCGAATGCTGGAAGCGATGCGCTCGTCGCAATTTGCGATACTCATGGTCGAGCGCCGTCACGACATTATAGGCCTGATCGCCACCGATATCCTTCGGAACTCCAAGGTGTGGTTGATCGACGTCGGGCTCGAGCATTCGATGGAAGAGGGAGAATTATTCGCGACCCGGCTGCTCACTCCGGAGACGTTCTCGATGACCGCCGGCGTCAACGTTCCTTTCGAGATCGAAATGCTCAAGCCCATCTGCATGATGCTGCCGCGGCGCGTGGCCGACAGCAAGCTCAGCCAGGTCGCCGAGGACAGGCGTTTCGCGGAAGCCGTTTACAAGGTCGGACTGGCCGACGGCGTCATGGATCGTCTCGCCTATATCGAGCCCGGCTAGGCTCGCTCATCGGGTCCGGATGAGCGGTGGCGGAACTGAAATCGCTCAATGGTCCTCAGCCGAGGAATTCGCTAGATTGAGGCCTTCCGCAGTACGCGGTTGGCTGGGGCGAGGATGAGTGAAGGCATGCTCCATGGTCGATCCTTATAAAGGCGTCGGACGAAACGACCCTTGCCCCTGCGGCAGCGGCAAGAAGTTCAAGAAGTGCTGCCTCAACTCACAAAGTGCGAGCGAGCCATCATCCGGACTGCGTCAAGTTGATCCGCAGGCGCGTGAGGTCGCCCGATCAGAGCTTTGGTAGGAAGCAGCGATCGGAGGATACGATCCGTTCGCGGAGCCAATCCCCGATCAATGGCTTGCACTGAACGAACAAGAACGGATCGACGCTGTGCTGGGCTATCATCGACGTGCCGGGATCCGCCATCCGCGGGAGAAATTGCACGCGGTCATTCACGCCATCGTAGAGAACCAGATTGCAGATGCCGAGCTGCCGGTGCAACGCGCGGCGCAGCGACTGATGTCCGAAGGGCTCGATCGCCACGAAGCCGTGCATGCGATCGGCTCGGTGCTTATTGGATATCTCAACGATCTGATGCGCGAAATCAATTTGGACGGCGACGATGCCAAGCCCGACCACGATCCGAATGATGAGTATTTCGCTGAGCTGGAAGCTTTGACTGCGGAAGGATGGCGTCGGTCGGCCTGATCGGCTACGCGATCAACCGCTGCACCAGCGCCGACTCACTCGAGTACGTCAACAGCGCCTCGTGAGTCGCCCGGGTAACCCCAACGTAGGTCAGGCGAACACATTCCTCGACCGTCTCGCCGTGGCGGCCGAGAAAGCCCAAGCCTGCAATTGCGACGCACGGAAACTCGAGCCCTTTGGCACTGTGCATGCTCAAAAACCGTACGGCCACTTGCTTGGTCGAAACCCTGTTCCGATTGTCTTTGGCCACATCGATCGGCGCATCATGCCTGGCGAGTATCTGTGCGACTCGCCCCCCGATCCAATGCTCCGGGTAAAGGCACGCCATTTGCGACCACTCGTATCCAGCCTTTTTCCGGTCGAGAAACCACTCGGCGACACAGTGAGCTTCTGCATCGATGCTCACGCACCGCCGCACGTCTGGCTCCAGCCCCTGTCGACCGGCATCTTCGGGCAACAGGATAGCGTGTTCGTCGCCGGCCGTCGTGCCCGGAGCGCCAATAACGTCCGAAGCGAAGCGTCTTGCGAAGGCAACGATTTGGGCCGTGTTGCGGTAATTGACTTTCAGTACGGTCGTTCTGCCCGTCGCTTCAATTCCGAGTTGCTTCCACACCGGGCGCTCTCGTCCCTTGTAGATGGCCTGGATATCGTCATAGACGACCATCAACGCCTTCGTGCGCGGGTTCACCATCCTGGCCGCGAGCGCGAGCCATTGCGGCTCGAAATCGTGTGCCTCGTCGATCAGAACGGCGTCATACTGTTCCGCTGGGATATGCCCCTGATCTACAGCCTTCATGACCTCCGAAACGCTCGCAGCCAGTCGTATGGCATAGTCCGGATATTCCCGCTCGGATGGCACGGCAATCCCGTAAGTCCGCAGCATCCGGTAACACCAAGCATGAAAGGTAAGGACCTGAACACGATCCTCCACGCCGCGATTCTGCATGGCATCCTCGAGTCGCCCGGCGATGCCGTTGGCGTAGCACAGGATCAGCACCGGCTTTGTCGCCGCACGCGCCAGATATTCGGCGCGAAAGGCAAGGATCAGCGTCTTGCCCGATCCGGCGACGCCGCGAATGATTCGGTGCCCCTCTCCCAAGCTGCGCGCGATCTGCTCCTGATGCATGTCCATGACCGCAAGCGTCCGGTCGGATGGATCGGGCGCCACCGGTTCGTCCAGAGGCAGGGCAATCTGGCGTATGCGGATTTCAGGAAAGAGCAGCGCACGCAACCGGTCGAACTGCGGCATGGACAGCGGCTCTCCGAGACGCGGATGAACCATGCGCCACAATCTGGACCGGAATTCTTCGGGGTCGGCCCCTTCCGTCATTTCGTCCTTGAACATGCATAGATGCTCGGCGAACACCTCCTTGAGATGGGTCTGATCGAACTGCTTGCGCGTGATGTTCGTGAATACGGCCCCGAAGCCGAACGGAAGAATCGGTCGGCCCATCAAGCGGTGGCCGGCCGGAAACAGCAATTGCCCATCCCGCTCCAGCGTGCGCACGACGTCGAACGTATACTTGCGAGCCTGCTCCAGGGGACTGATCTCGCGCACGATGCCACGGCTCGTCAACAACTCGACCTTTGCTTTGTCGGCCGACACGATCGACTCCAGGCGCCAGTCCTTCACCTCAAGCACGAGCAGGCCGTTCGCTGGATGAACGATGATGAAGTCCGGATGCCGGCTTTGAGGGCCTACCGGGAGGTTGTGCCAGACGACAGCGTTCTCTTCGAGGAAGTCCTTGAGGCGCTCCGCGAGTCGCAGCTCGCCGCGGGTGTCGAAGCGAGCAAAACCCAGGCTTGGGATCAGGATTGCCATGTCACGGCCGCGAGGTTGAACTCTGCCAAGACATCAGCTGCTGCGGCGCTCGGTTCATCGCGAGCGGGCGCGGACTTTCCGACCGGCGCTTCAGGCGGCCTGTTGCGAAACGCGTTGCCGGACGAACGCCGATGCATGTCGTTCGAAGTCGCCATTGCTGACCACCTTGCGGGCTACGAGTGTGTAGCAGGGCGGCCTCTCCAAGCTCACATGGTTGCTTAGAGTGTCCAACTTTTCAATGGCTTAAGATTTTCGGGCTTAAGATTTGCGTGGCGCTCCCTAGGGGAATCGAACCCCTGTTTCAGCCTTGAGAGGGCCGCGTCCTAACCGCTAGACGAAGGGAGCGTGAGGGCTAGCCAATAACCTCGAAATTTGTCCGCCGCAAGGACTGAACCTGCCTTTTACGGCTCATTGCCAAATTTCAGCTTTCCGGCCGGTTTCAGCGTATGGGCGTCGAAGGTGCGGATCTCGGTGACCCCGCCGATATCCAGCGTCACCACGAGGCGGTCGCCGGCCACGCCGGTGGAGACGATTTTGGCGCCCTTCGGCAGGGTGGCGGTGACGTCGCCCACGGGTTCGGCCGCCCTTCCCTCCGACTTGAAAAGGCGGTAGCCCACCGCGATCAGCATGGCGCAGATGGCCAGCGCCGTGGTCAACCCCGCGATCAGCATCATCCGCCGCACCCGCGCAAACAGCGCGGCCTGCTCGGGGCTCGGATCGGGAACAGCGGTATCAGAAATCGTCATGGAAAGCTCAGGTTCAGCGCAAAGGTTGGAGGTCGTGGTCGAAGGCGACGAGGGCTCGACCCGGCTCGACCGCGTGCTGGCGGCGCGCCTTCCCGAGCTGTCGCGATCAAGGCTGAAAGCCCTGATTCTGGCGGGCGCGGTGAGCCACAGGGGCGCCCCGGTCCGCGACCCCGCTTATCACGTCGCCTCCGGCGATACGATCATAATCGACGTGCCGGAGGCGGCCCCGCCGGAGCCGAAAGGCGAGGATATCGCCCTCGATATCGTGTTCGAGGACGACGACATCATCGTCATCAACAAACCGAAGGGGCTGGTGGTGCACCCCGCGGCCGGCCACGAGACCGGCACGCTGGTGAACGCGCTGATCGCCCATTGCGGCACCTCGCTGTCGGGGATCGGCGGGGTGCGCCGGCCCGGCATCGTGCACCGGCTGGACAAGGACACCACCGGGCTGATGGTGGTCGCCAAGAACGACCTCGCGCACGCCTCGCTGACCGCGCAATTCGCCGACCACGGCCGCACTGGATCAATGCGGCGCGGCTATATGGCCTTTGCCTGGGGGCTGCCGGGCCGCCATCGCGGCACGGTGGATGCGCCGATCGATCGCCACCCGCATGCGCGGGAGAAGATGGCGGTGCGCCAGGGCGGCCGCGAAGCGGTGACGCATTGGGAGCTTTTGGAGAGTTTTGCCGGGCGCGACGGCAAACCGATCGCGGGGCTGCTGGCCTGCGAGCTCGAGACCGGCCGCACCCA
Protein-coding sequences here:
- a CDS encoding amidohydrolase family protein; the protein is MSGLVISGGRVVDPASGMDAVGDVAVVDGKIAAVGSSLGGAERVIDATGLVVAPGFIDLHAHGQSIPADRMQAFDGVTTTLDLEAGVLPVASWYERQARKGRVLNYGAATNWAFARIGAMTGSNAESSLEAFGNAMRDRRWIDNVASDAEVAGILERLARGLNEGGIGIGILNAYAPGAGVQELTAVCQLAAQHNVPTFTHVAYMSRIDPESAAEAYIRLIGYAGATGAHMHICHFNSSSKTDIERCRVLVEKAQAQGLPITVEAYPYGTGSTVLAAAFFSDPQFVERNGTGYDSVQRVTDGYRFHDREELLKAQAEEPSSLVLWHILDTENNSHHRDLLDMSVLYPGGAIASDAMPWTLSDGTTYKGDVWPLPDDATSHPRSAGCFTKFIREWVRERKTVSLLEGVRKCALIPADILSQSTPAMHAKGRLAKDADADIVVFDYEKLSDCATFTAMNRPSEGVRHLVVSGEMLITDGALDVAARPGRPVRRPVVGS
- a CDS encoding AraC family transcriptional regulator; the protein is MDWLSRLLEMMPVRGRLDLRCAYGAPWRIDQGPGEPNEIPYHAVLAGSATLDDPAGGRPLQLKSGDILLLPGNPRHVMHDGSGAAPLPARNRASLNFTISENPGAGQRLDLLCGHFAIAPPHDRLLRSYLPSRLVVHAGTDAGETDTAGQLTGLVTLMRSESADDRLGGRAMLNALSSAMFALVLRLASLTDAAPRGLLALAGHPRLAPAVAALFNEPARAWSLPDLARLCGMSRATLVRQFQEKLGHSAADLLTDIRMALAANELRKSSLSTGAVAETVGYQSEAAFQRAFKSHMGVSPAKWRKSQVPGPVQSVRA
- a CDS encoding carboxymuconolactone decarboxylase family protein; this translates as MSRLSVPSLDTATGATAEVYGQINKAIGSVPNTFAAIGAHGPDALKSILLADSVLASGSLSKRDQETIKLVISGVAGCDYCVAAHSLLGKLAGLKPEELKNIRERRATGDDKRDALIRFVRKLAQSSGTVSDEDFAAIKAAGYTDKQLVEISLAFATTVFTNVFNRINDTEIDFPAVA
- a CDS encoding YkgB family protein — translated: MTTAAQSPLVRALQNSGLLTEDLDYHLVRASMVIMFLFFGYQKWFPYEFERLVPFISNGPLIWWLYPVFGHAGASYFLGTSEWTFGILLLTGFWDKRLGILGALGSTGTFIATVTIIPFMPDGWDVAAGGFPAMTGNVPFLMKDVVLLAVSFYLLRQDVVRLIRR
- a CDS encoding type II toxin-antitoxin system RelE/ParE family toxin, with product MIRSFKGKFAGPILQDRKIPKGFPADLAKVARRKLIMLDAASFLNALRSPPGNHFEALKGDLAGKHSIRINDQSRIVFRWTDRGPKDVEIVDYH
- a CDS encoding HigA family addiction module antitoxin, which produces MARKLPPIHPGEILREEFLVPLKLTPYAVAAALNVPRTRIERIAREEKPVTADTALRLGKFFKTGAAFWMNIQTRFDLETAEDVLAPQIKKIVAFAAV
- a CDS encoding SEC-C metal-binding domain-containing protein; this encodes MVDPYKGVGRNDPCPCGSGKKFKKCCLNSQSASEPSSGLRQVDPQAREVARSELW
- a CDS encoding DEAD/DEAH box helicase is translated as MAILIPSLGFARFDTRGELRLAERLKDFLEENAVVWHNLPVGPQSRHPDFIIVHPANGLLVLEVKDWRLESIVSADKAKVELLTSRGIVREISPLEQARKYTFDVVRTLERDGQLLFPAGHRLMGRPILPFGFGAVFTNITRKQFDQTHLKEVFAEHLCMFKDEMTEGADPEEFRSRLWRMVHPRLGEPLSMPQFDRLRALLFPEIRIRQIALPLDEPVAPDPSDRTLAVMDMHQEQIARSLGEGHRIIRGVAGSGKTLILAFRAEYLARAATKPVLILCYANGIAGRLEDAMQNRGVEDRVQVLTFHAWCYRMLRTYGIAVPSEREYPDYAIRLAASVSEVMKAVDQGHIPAEQYDAVLIDEAHDFEPQWLALAARMVNPRTKALMVVYDDIQAIYKGRERPVWKQLGIEATGRTTVLKVNYRNTAQIVAFARRFASDVIGAPGTTAGDEHAILLPEDAGRQGLEPDVRRCVSIDAEAHCVAEWFLDRKKAGYEWSQMACLYPEHWIGGRVAQILARHDAPIDVAKDNRNRVSTKQVAVRFLSMHSAKGLEFPCVAIAGLGFLGRHGETVEECVRLTYVGVTRATHEALLTYSSESALVQRLIA
- a CDS encoding RluA family pseudouridine synthase — protein: MESSGSAQRLEVVVEGDEGSTRLDRVLAARLPELSRSRLKALILAGAVSHRGAPVRDPAYHVASGDTIIIDVPEAAPPEPKGEDIALDIVFEDDDIIVINKPKGLVVHPAAGHETGTLVNALIAHCGTSLSGIGGVRRPGIVHRLDKDTTGLMVVAKNDLAHASLTAQFADHGRTGSMRRGYMAFAWGLPGRHRGTVDAPIDRHPHAREKMAVRQGGREAVTHWELLESFAGRDGKPIAGLLACELETGRTHQIRVHLAHIGHPLMGDAVYGPHFKTKANQLGPESQAALTVLGRQALHAYLLVLEHPRTGELLHWEASLPEDLLLLEGALKAAL